In a genomic window of Lagopus muta isolate bLagMut1 chromosome 2, bLagMut1 primary, whole genome shotgun sequence:
- the HLX gene encoding H2.0-like homeobox protein isoform X2, with protein MYTAGLAPFYASNFSLWSAAYCSAAGPAAGGCFPLEAAKKPSFCIADILHAGGEAAAGPADAAPGLPAAAAAALGSILPGGPFHAAASPLRPTPVVAPDAPSGAAAAFPPRLSPLSAAFHPPHHHRAPQHRNPAAAAAAPGGGGGTPARGPGGHTGGTAPAPASKDLKFGIDRILSAEFDPKVKEGNTLRGPYAVLTKDTLPQTYKRKRSWSRAVFSNLQRKGLEKRFEIQKYVTKPDRKQLAAMLGLTDAQVKVWFQNRRMKWRHSKEAQAQKDKDPPPEPEPAAPRAVPPPAAPGEPERSPSRSDGDGDSDSSDPDSLDMAPSDTERTEGAEQSQPQAGSCRPSASPGLPSPPPAAASPEGL; from the exons ATGTACACGGCCGGCCTGGCTCCCTTCTACGCCTCCAACTTCAGCCTCTGGTCAGCGGCGTATTGctcggcggcggggccggcggccGGCGGCTGCTTCCCTCTGGAGGCGGCCAAGAAACCGTCCTTCTGCATCGCCGACATCCTGCACGCCGGCGGAGAGGCGGCGGCCGGACCCGCCGATGCAGCGCCCGGGCTGCCAGCGGCCGCCGCAGCCGCGCTCGGCTCCATCCTCCCCGGCGGTCCCTTCCacgccgccgcctccccgctGCGGCCGACGCCCGTCGTGGCCCCCGACGCCCCCtccggggccgccgccgcgTTCCCTCCTCGCCTCTCGCCGCTCTCCGCCGCCTTCCACCCTCCGCACCACCACCGCGCCCCGCAGCACCGCAaccccgcggcggcggcggcggcaccgGGCGGAGGAGGGGGAACCCCGGCGCGGGGACCCGGGGGCCACACGGGCGGCACGGCGCCGGCGCCCGCCAGCAAGGACCTGAAATTCGGCATCGACCGCATTTTGTCGGCGGAGTTTGACCCCAAAGTGAAGGAAGGCAACACGTTGAGAG GGCCGTACGCGGTGCTGACCAAGGACACGCTGCCTCAGACCTACAAGAGAAAGCGCTCGTGGTCCAGGGCCGTTTTTTCCAACCTGCAGAGGAAAGGGTTGGAGAAGCGCTTCGAAATCCAGAAGTACGTCACCAAGCCGGACCGCAAGCAGCTGGCCGCGATGCTGGGGCTCACGGACGCCCAG GTGAAGGTGTGGTTCCAGAACCGCCGGATGAAGTGGCGGCACTCCAAGGAGGCCCAGGCCCAGAAGGACAAGGACCCGCCGCCCGAGCCCGAGCCCGCGGCCCCCAGGGCCgtcccgccgcccgccgccccgggGGAGCCCGAACGCAGCCCCAGTCGCTCCGACGGCGACGGCGACAGCGACAGCAGCGACCCCGACTCGCTCGACATGGCCCCCAGCGACACGGAAAGGACTGAGGGCGCCGAGCAGAGCCAGCCCCAAGCCGGGAGCTGCAGGCCTTCCGCCAGCCCCGGcctcccctccccgccgcccgccgcagCCAGCCCCGAGGGGCTATAG
- the HLX gene encoding H2.0-like homeobox protein isoform X1, with translation MYTAGLAPFYASNFSLWSAAYCSAAGPAAGGCFPLEAAKKPSFCIADILHAGGEAAAGPADAAPGLPAAAAAALGSILPGGPFHAAASPLRPTPVVAPDAPSGAAAAFPPRLSPLSAAFHPPHHHRAPQHRNPAAAAAAPGGGGGTPARGPGGHTGGTAPAPASKDLKFGIDRILSAEFDPKVKEGNTLRDLTSLLSTSRQAGVHLPALQPSAGQFFASLEPINEASALLGPLNTAPRSSVQHQFQDTFPGPYAVLTKDTLPQTYKRKRSWSRAVFSNLQRKGLEKRFEIQKYVTKPDRKQLAAMLGLTDAQVKVWFQNRRMKWRHSKEAQAQKDKDPPPEPEPAAPRAVPPPAAPGEPERSPSRSDGDGDSDSSDPDSLDMAPSDTERTEGAEQSQPQAGSCRPSASPGLPSPPPAAASPEGL, from the exons ATGTACACGGCCGGCCTGGCTCCCTTCTACGCCTCCAACTTCAGCCTCTGGTCAGCGGCGTATTGctcggcggcggggccggcggccGGCGGCTGCTTCCCTCTGGAGGCGGCCAAGAAACCGTCCTTCTGCATCGCCGACATCCTGCACGCCGGCGGAGAGGCGGCGGCCGGACCCGCCGATGCAGCGCCCGGGCTGCCAGCGGCCGCCGCAGCCGCGCTCGGCTCCATCCTCCCCGGCGGTCCCTTCCacgccgccgcctccccgctGCGGCCGACGCCCGTCGTGGCCCCCGACGCCCCCtccggggccgccgccgcgTTCCCTCCTCGCCTCTCGCCGCTCTCCGCCGCCTTCCACCCTCCGCACCACCACCGCGCCCCGCAGCACCGCAaccccgcggcggcggcggcggcaccgGGCGGAGGAGGGGGAACCCCGGCGCGGGGACCCGGGGGCCACACGGGCGGCACGGCGCCGGCGCCCGCCAGCAAGGACCTGAAATTCGGCATCGACCGCATTTTGTCGGCGGAGTTTGACCCCAAAGTGAAGGAAGGCAACACGTTGAGAG ATCTCACCTCGCTATTAAGTACCAGCCGCCAGGCCGGGGTTCACCTCCCCGCCTTGCAGCCGTCCGCCGGCCAGTTCTTCGCGTCTCTAGAGCCCATTAACGAGGCCTCTGCCCTTCTGGGGCCCCTAAACACGGCCCCAAGGAGCTCAGTTCAGCACCAGTTTCAGGACACTTTTCCAG GGCCGTACGCGGTGCTGACCAAGGACACGCTGCCTCAGACCTACAAGAGAAAGCGCTCGTGGTCCAGGGCCGTTTTTTCCAACCTGCAGAGGAAAGGGTTGGAGAAGCGCTTCGAAATCCAGAAGTACGTCACCAAGCCGGACCGCAAGCAGCTGGCCGCGATGCTGGGGCTCACGGACGCCCAG GTGAAGGTGTGGTTCCAGAACCGCCGGATGAAGTGGCGGCACTCCAAGGAGGCCCAGGCCCAGAAGGACAAGGACCCGCCGCCCGAGCCCGAGCCCGCGGCCCCCAGGGCCgtcccgccgcccgccgccccgggGGAGCCCGAACGCAGCCCCAGTCGCTCCGACGGCGACGGCGACAGCGACAGCAGCGACCCCGACTCGCTCGACATGGCCCCCAGCGACACGGAAAGGACTGAGGGCGCCGAGCAGAGCCAGCCCCAAGCCGGGAGCTGCAGGCCTTCCGCCAGCCCCGGcctcccctccccgccgcccgccgcagCCAGCCCCGAGGGGCTATAG